One segment of Campylobacter hominis ATCC BAA-381 DNA contains the following:
- a CDS encoding nitrous oxide-stimulated promoter family protein has protein sequence MTKDKFIQENSHYIELLQKFCNDKFGKGSKLSGSLQLNYKGEFLGELPYELCKECEELLFEINEKFLTCPIAKKPKCSECLQNCFKPEIWKKIELILPKQEQDSLSKIKEFLNKEII, from the coding sequence ATGACAAAAGATAAATTTATACAGGAAAATTCACATTATATAGAGTTGCTGCAAAAATTTTGCAATGATAAATTCGGCAAAGGTTCAAAATTAAGCGGAAGTTTGCAGCTGAATTACAAAGGCGAATTTTTAGGCGAACTTCCGTATGAGCTTTGTAAAGAGTGCGAAGAACTGCTTTTTGAGATAAATGAAAAATTTTTAACATGCCCGATTGCTAAAAAACCGAAATGCAGCGAGTGTTTGCAAAACTGCTTCAAACCTGAAATTTGGAAAAAAATCGAACTTATTTTGCCGAAACAGGAGCAAGATAGCCTCAGTAAAATTAAAGAGTTTTTAAATAAGGAAATCATATGA
- the kdsB gene encoding 3-deoxy-manno-octulosonate cytidylyltransferase: protein MIVIPARLASTRFKDKILCDIKGMPMFIATAKNASKVDDVLIAVDDEKVLKIARKYEFKAIMTDKNHQSGTDRINEAVQNFGIKDDEIIINVQADEPFFESENLRKFKDFAARKITSNEAFMASCYKKVSDEDAENPNLVKVVLDKFENAIYFSRAPIPYPRAEFHDYFGHIGIYAYSVKNLREFCAFAPSILENTEKLEQLRALSNAKKIAMCEIKTASIGIDTKQDYEAALKKFI, encoded by the coding sequence ATGATAGTAATTCCTGCCAGACTAGCTTCAACGCGTTTTAAAGATAAAATTTTATGTGATATAAAAGGTATGCCGATGTTTATAGCGACAGCAAAAAACGCTTCAAAAGTGGACGATGTGCTGATTGCAGTAGATGACGAAAAAGTGCTTAAAATAGCCCGAAAATATGAATTTAAAGCGATTATGACGGATAAAAATCATCAAAGCGGCACCGATAGAATAAATGAAGCGGTGCAAAATTTCGGTATTAAAGATGACGAAATAATAATCAATGTTCAAGCCGATGAGCCTTTTTTCGAGTCTGAAAATTTGCGTAAATTTAAAGATTTTGCCGCTAGAAAAATTACTTCAAACGAAGCTTTTATGGCAAGTTGTTACAAAAAAGTAAGTGATGAAGATGCCGAAAATCCGAATCTTGTGAAAGTCGTGCTTGATAAATTTGAAAATGCGATATATTTCAGTCGCGCGCCGATACCATATCCAAGAGCGGAATTTCACGATTATTTCGGACATATCGGCATTTATGCCTACAGCGTTAAAAATTTGCGTGAATTTTGCGCTTTTGCGCCTTCTATTTTGGAAAATACGGAAAAACTGGAACAGCTTCGCGCACTATCAAACGCTAAAAAAATCGCAATGTGCGAAATAAAAACCGCAAGTATCGGCATTGATACAAAGCAAGATTATGAAGCAGCGTTAAAGAAATTCATATGA
- the thrC gene encoding threonine synthase: protein MKLFSTRDTKDSVEFSEALLNPSAAFGGLYAPEILPVCDKKFWQESENLSYRDFALKVIEKFGFDISGEIFAEALKRYKNFDDQKCPVKFTKFSENCEILELYHGPTRAFKDMALQPFGEILSKIAVSRKENYLIMCATSGDTGPATLQTFANAKNTRVICLYPKNGTSEVQRLQMVNADAKNLKTIGIKGNFDDAQRALKNLLADNEFKDELAANGLKLSAANSVNFGRILFQIIYYLFANLHFKGRNFNVIVPSGNFGNALGAYYAKKMGANIADIRIASNANNVLTELFTKGIYDLRKRSLIKTMSPAMDILISSNVERLLFDKFGDIRTRELMRDLKENRFYKLTDDELKELKNDFKAGFSNDEECSEIIKKVSEKGILIDPHTANCFKLINENGKNLIVSTAEWLKFTPSMVKAINGGMKSDEKSEMNALAEKFNVKIPKSISSLFERSEIHKDIAEQNEIKNKIIEWIKK, encoded by the coding sequence ATGAAGCTTTTTTCTACAAGAGATACAAAAGACAGTGTTGAATTTTCAGAAGCGCTTTTAAATCCGAGTGCGGCTTTCGGCGGACTTTACGCGCCTGAAATTTTGCCTGTATGCGATAAGAAATTTTGGCAGGAGAGCGAAAATTTAAGTTACAGAGATTTTGCTTTAAAGGTTATAGAAAAATTCGGTTTTGATATTTCAGGCGAAATTTTTGCGGAAGCACTTAAAAGATATAAAAATTTTGATGATCAAAAATGCCCTGTAAAATTTACAAAATTCAGCGAAAACTGTGAAATTCTGGAGCTTTATCATGGACCTACAAGAGCTTTTAAGGATATGGCACTTCAGCCTTTCGGTGAAATTTTAAGCAAAATCGCCGTTTCGCGCAAAGAAAATTATCTGATAATGTGTGCTACAAGCGGCGATACAGGACCTGCTACATTACAAACTTTTGCAAATGCAAAAAACACGCGCGTAATTTGTCTATATCCTAAAAACGGCACAAGCGAAGTGCAAAGACTTCAAATGGTAAATGCGGATGCCAAAAATCTGAAAACTATAGGTATAAAAGGAAATTTCGATGATGCGCAAAGAGCATTGAAAAATCTTTTAGCCGATAATGAATTTAAAGATGAGCTTGCTGCAAACGGTTTAAAATTGAGCGCCGCAAACTCTGTAAATTTCGGACGAATTTTATTTCAAATCATATATTATCTGTTTGCAAATCTGCATTTTAAAGGGCGAAATTTCAATGTAATCGTGCCAAGCGGAAATTTCGGAAATGCGCTTGGAGCGTATTATGCTAAAAAAATGGGTGCGAATATCGCAGATATCCGTATTGCTTCAAATGCAAACAATGTCTTGACAGAGCTTTTTACAAAAGGCATTTATGATTTAAGAAAGCGTTCGCTTATCAAGACGATGAGCCCGGCTATGGATATTTTAATAAGTTCGAATGTTGAGCGGCTTTTGTTTGATAAATTCGGCGATATCAGAACGCGCGAACTTATGAGAGATTTAAAGGAAAACAGATTTTATAAGCTTACGGATGATGAACTGAAAGAGCTTAAAAATGATTTTAAAGCGGGCTTTTCAAATGATGAAGAGTGCTCTGAAATAATTAAAAAAGTAAGTGAAAAAGGAATTTTAATCGATCCTCACACCGCAAATTGTTTTAAACTGATAAATGAAAACGGGAAAAATTTAATCGTATCGACCGCCGAATGGTTGAAATTTACACCATCGATGGTAAAAGCGATAAATGGTGGTATGAAAAGCGATGAAAAAAGCGAAATGAATGCTCTTGCGGAAAAATTTAATGTTAAAATTCCAAAAAGTATTTCATCGCTTTTCGAAAGAAGTGAAATTCACAAAGATATCGCAGAACAAAATGAAATAAAAAATAAAATTATAGAATGGATAAAAAAATGA
- a CDS encoding DNA methyltransferase codes for MFNKKVVFDYPKPVKLIKQMINLYTNSNDNDIILDFFAGSGTTVHAVMELNAEDGGNRKFILMQINEKIDEQKSKTAYDFCKNELKSKIPVISDITVKRVKRAAAKIKTEKNTDFGFKIFSIENRVKLQKRKEELNLTVRNISPFDAALNLMLSSGKTLDCDLMEIFKDKLYRYEKSFYLVDCDDDVLKFLRQHKECEIFIDGYENLSLQNFLNLNEIFKDKITVIY; via the coding sequence ATGTTTAATAAAAAAGTTGTTTTTGATTATCCAAAACCAGTAAAATTGATAAAACAAATGATTAATTTATACACTAATTCAAATGATAACGATATAATTTTAGACTTCTTCGCAGGAAGCGGTACTACAGTGCACGCTGTTATGGAATTAAATGCCGAAGACGGCGGAAACAGAAAATTTATTTTAATGCAGATCAATGAAAAAATCGATGAACAAAAATCAAAAACGGCTTATGATTTTTGTAAGAACGAATTGAAAAGTAAAATTCCTGTTATCAGCGATATAACTGTAAAACGCGTGAAAAGAGCGGCTGCAAAAATAAAAACAGAAAAAAACACGGATTTCGGTTTTAAAATTTTCAGTATAGAAAACAGAGTAAAACTTCAAAAGCGAAAAGAAGAGCTGAACCTTACCGTGAGAAATATTTCACCGTTTGATGCAGCTTTAAATTTGATGCTTTCAAGCGGAAAAACGTTGGATTGCGATTTGATGGAAATATTTAAAGATAAACTTTATCGATATGAAAAGAGTTTTTATCTGGTGGATTGTGATGACGATGTTTTAAAATTTTTAAGGCAGCATAAAGAGTGCGAAATTTTTATAGACGGTTACGAAAATTTATCTTTGCAAAATTTTTTAAATTTAAATGAAATTTTTAAAGATAAAATAACGGTGATTTATTAA
- the argB gene encoding acetylglutamate kinase — MIKKSKTAEVIISALPYIRKFRDKIFVIKYGGAAQTDDNLKLNFARDIVLLHMVGIKIIIIHGGGKKINQTLDLLGVKSEFADGLRITDKKSIEIVEMVLSGAVNKQITALLNQNGAKAIGICGKDANLLEAEVLSGGKYGFVGEIKNVNVNFLKDLLTNDYIPVIAPIAANEKNETFNINADLCASKIASALKADKIVFLSDIDGVLDKNGELISKLNPNLIENLKKDGTISGGMIPKIDACVECIENGVKNAHIINGKIPHSILLELFTDNGIGSMVKEVF, encoded by the coding sequence ATGATAAAAAAATCAAAAACGGCTGAAGTAATAATCTCAGCACTACCTTATATACGCAAGTTCAGAGATAAGATTTTTGTTATAAAATACGGCGGCGCAGCGCAGACTGATGATAATTTGAAACTTAATTTCGCTCGCGATATTGTACTTTTGCATATGGTCGGCATAAAAATCATAATTATTCACGGCGGCGGCAAAAAAATAAATCAGACATTGGATCTTTTGGGCGTTAAAAGCGAGTTTGCAGATGGCCTTAGAATAACAGATAAAAAAAGTATTGAAATCGTGGAAATGGTGCTAAGTGGCGCCGTAAATAAACAAATCACGGCACTTTTAAATCAAAACGGCGCAAAAGCGATCGGCATTTGCGGAAAAGACGCGAATCTGCTTGAAGCTGAAGTTTTAAGCGGCGGAAAATACGGCTTTGTAGGCGAAATAAAAAACGTAAATGTAAATTTTTTAAAAGATTTACTTACAAATGATTATATACCTGTAATAGCGCCTATCGCTGCAAACGAAAAAAACGAAACTTTCAATATAAACGCCGATCTTTGCGCAAGCAAAATCGCAAGCGCTTTAAAAGCGGATAAAATCGTATTTTTGAGTGATATTGACGGCGTTTTGGATAAAAACGGCGAACTGATAAGCAAATTAAATCCGAATTTAATCGAAAATCTCAAAAAAGACGGCACGATAAGCGGTGGAATGATTCCGAAAATTGATGCTTGCGTAGAATGTATAGAAAATGGAGTTAAAAATGCTCATATAATAAACGGTAAAATTCCTCATTCTATACTTTTGGAGCTTTTTACTGATAACGGAATCGGCAGTATGGTGAAAGAAGTTTTTTAA